GCGCTGCGTCACCGCCGGGTGGTGCAGGCACACCTGGCCACCGCCCGGCCCGCGCCGGACGCGCCGAGCGCCGAGGCCGGTGCGCTCGACCTGCTCCGCCACGACGCGGTACTGGCCGCGCTCCGGGCCCTGCCCACCCGGCAGCGGGAGGCGATCGTGCTGCGCTACTACGCCGACCTGTCGGAGGCGGAGACCGCCGAGGTGATGGGGCTGAGCCGGGGGGCGGTGAAGAGCCACACCTTCCGTGGCGTCGCCGCCCTGCGCCGGTCACTGGGTGCGTTGCGATGAACGAGGAGCTGCTGCGTCGGATGCTCGCCGAGGAGGCGGCCCGGGTCGAGGTGTCGCCGGTCGCGCTGGCCTCGATCCGCCGCCGCATCCGGCGGCGCTGGTGGCGCCGAATCCGGGTGGTCCCGATTGGTCGGGGCCTGGTGGGGGCCGCCGCTGTAGTGCTCACCTGCGTGGTCGGGGTGAGCACCTGCGGCCCGCTCGCCGGCCCCGGGAGTCCGGCCGGTCCGGTGACCGCCCCGGTCGCGGTCTATTACCAGGGCGGCGACCCGGAGCGCCGGCTCTACCGGGAGTTCCGGCAGCTCGCGGTCGGTGA
The Micromonospora pisi DNA segment above includes these coding regions:
- a CDS encoding SigE family RNA polymerase sigma factor, which encodes MTIHALPDALGGRTMPYPRAPQWSADEAVTHLFATHYRPLVRLAVLLLRDQGAAEEVVQDAYVALHGRWPGLRDADRALAYLRVTVVNRCRSALRHRRVVQAHLATARPAPDAPSAEAGALDLLRHDAVLAALRALPTRQREAIVLRYYADLSEAETAEVMGLSRGAVKSHTFRGVAALRRSLGALR